The nucleotide sequence GGTCAGCTGCAGGAGCTGCACGGGGCTGTCACCGCTGCTGCTGATCAGGTGCATCTGTCCGGCGCGAAAGGGTTCGTCCTGCGGCGGCGCAGCACCCGGTGTCCCCACCAGGTGCCATGTGCGCGGGGTGGGAGCGGCCAGCAGGCGGGTGGTGAACAGGCTGCGGGCCACATGCGCGAGCGGAATGGGTACGGCCCGGCAGGCCAGTACGACGCGGATCCCGTACAACCGGCCGGCGCCCAGTACTGCCGTGAGGGCGTCCAGTCCGGTGCCGCCAGGAAAGGGGTAGTGCCGAAACCGCAGCAGGGCGTTGATCGTCAGGTCGCTCTCGACCACCACGACGCGCGGCGCGCCCGAGCGCTGCCCGCGTACCTGGGCGGCCAGGTGGTACAGGTGACGGTGCACGGCGGTGGCATCCCCGTAGAGATGGATGCGCCGTTGGTCGCGTGCCCAGGTGTGCTGGCCGGCGACATCCAGGACATCGACGTGCATCCCGCGTCGGGCATACTGCGCGGCCAGCGTGCGCAGCGCCATCGTGGCGCCCAGACCCGGCCAGGCGACCAGCAGGGTGTGGCCGGCTGCGGGGCCCAGGTAGACCGGGGCGGCTCCGTCTGTGAGGCCGAGCAAGGGGCCCGGCCCCTGATCGATGGCATCGGCGGTCAGATCGTCAAGCCTTACCCGCGGTCCCGTCGGGTGCGGCCCGCTCACGCGGACCCCCGCATGCCGGCGACGTCGGCGGCGGCGGACCGGGCGAATGCCCGGGCCTCGGCGCTGGTGAGGTACAGGGCCTGGAACGGGGTGGCCTCGCTACCGTCGATCACGTGGAACCGGCCGGCGCCCGGCGAGGTCGCTGGCGCCTGAGCGCCGGGTGCCAGGCGCCGCCACAGCGTTTGGCTGCCGTGACCGAGGATCCGAGTGGAGAAGGATCGGTAGCTCACGGGCCCCCGGACCGCCAGACCGCCGCCGGTGTCCCCGGCCAGGACCGTCCAGCCGCAGGCGCGGCCGGACGCCAGCAGCAGCGCGAGCGCTTCCACACCCGGGGCTTCCTCGAGCTGGGTCTCCGGCCGGGTGCGTAGCCAGTAGTGGCGCAGCGCGTCGATGACGCCGTCGAGTTCCTCGATGACCAGGACGTGGCGTTCGCCCCAACCATCGGCCGAGCCGCGGGGGCCGCCGCTGAGGTCTGCCGCAGACATCACGAGGTAGTCGTGGACGGCGGCCACATCGTTGAGGTGCCGTGCGAGGGGCAGGTCCCGCGCCCAGGTGTGTTCGGCGTGTGTGAGGTCGATGATGTCGGTGCGGGCGCCGCGGGCGAGTGCCTGGGCGGAAAGGGCCCGCAGCACCGTGGTGGTGCCGCCCCCGGCGCCGGTGGCGACCAGAACGTGCCCGGTGTGTACGGGTAGAGTCACCGGCTGGTCGCCGCTGGCCAGTCCGATCAGCAGGTCGTGGCCGGCCAGCAGGGGCGGGGTGAAAGGGTCGTTGAAGCGGACCGAGCCGCGCAGGGTGTTCAGGGGCATGGTGGGACGGCTCATTTCTCAGCGCTCTTCGAACGGCGCTGCTTCTTGCGGTACTTGGCGCGTGCCTTGGCCACGGCGTCGGGTCCGTAGGCACGAAGGCGCGGGCGGATGCGGGCCGGCGGCCCGTAGGACTCGGCCCGGTCCGCGTCCTGGACGTCTTCATTGGCGAGCAGGGGCGCGAAGGCGGGCAGGTCGGCGAGCTGGGGTACCTGCTCGCCCAGCCGCCGGGCGCGCAGCTTCAGGCCGGGCTTGGGTGAGGGGATACGCCCGCGGCCGATGACGGGGCGTACACCGGTGTGCAGGTAGTTCAGGCGGATCGCCCAGAGAAGGAGATTGGTGCGCCGCCAGTAGGTGAGCGAACGCTTCGCCCCGAAGTAGGTGAGCCCCAGCGGGGGCAGCAGGAACAACGGGGTCAGGGACTGCGCCGGCAGGCCGAACAGCAGCAGCCAACCGCCCCAGTAGAAAGGGAAGATGACGGCGCCATAGCGCAGGGTGGTGCGCGGCAGCCCCTCGCCGAGATCAAGACCGAGCAGCTCGTGCTGGCGGGTCTCGATGTCCCAGTGCCGGGAGTAGGTGTGCGTGGTACGCATGCCGGCCCCGGTCAGCCGGTGAAGACGGAGGCGAGCTTCTCGCCCAGCATCTTCAGAATCGCGACGGTCTTGGTGGAGCTGAAGATGAAGAACGCGACGACGGCGCCGCCCACGATGTGGGTGATCAGCGCACCGTGCTCCTTCTTGGCCCAGTGGCCGAAGGCCCGCACGGCGAGGACAGCGATGAACAGGGATCCGACCGTGGTCAGGATCCACGAGACGAGGGGGTTGGTTTCGCCCATGGTGCAGCGACTCCCTTGCAGTTGAAGGTGAGCGGGAAGGAGGGGAGGGCGCCGGGGACACCGCCGGCCGCGCTGTGCAGGGTGCAGCTGTCAGAGCTCAGGAATCGGCACTCACCTGCTGGACCTGCCACCGGGCTCCGCTACTGGCGGAGACCCGGATCAGAGTGATCCGGTAGGTCTGCTGAAGCTGGGCGCCGGCGAGTCTCCAGCGCACCGTGGCGGTGCCGACCCGCTTGTCGCCGGACCCGGCGTCGACCGCCCAGTTGTCCAGCGAATCCAGGGACATACCGCTGCCGAGCGGGGCGATATGCGATCCGGGTGCGGCGGTCTGACCCTCGTTGCCGGCCGCCCAGGAATCCAGGAAGTCCTTGACCGTCTGCCGAGTCCGCCCGGCCATCGCCGAATCGGCATCCGCTTCGGACCTGGGTGAGTAGGAAGCCGCAGTCGGCATGCCGATCAGAGCGGGCTGACCGGTGACCAGTACCCGGTCGCCGACCTGTGCGACGGGCACCTCCAGGCCCTGCCACCGAGAAACGGTGGCGTCCTTCTTCTTGACCTTGACCGTGGAGCTGACCCGCACATCGACCACGACCCGGGCGTGCTTCCCACCGGTCTGCGTGACCTTGCCGGGAATCGTCTGCGCTACCGCCTGCGCCCCCTGACCATCCCAGCCCATCTTCAAATCGGCGTCCTTGGGCAGGTCCATGGCCAGGTCCCTGGCCCGCAGCTGGGGAGCCTGCGAACTCCACGTCATGTACGAGCGAGCGAAGCGAGCGGCGACCTGCTGCGCCTCTTCGGTCGGCACGTCGTGCTTGCGTGCTTCGCTCTGCGGGTCGGCTTGCTGGGATACGGCAGGCGGCTTGGCGGGGAACACCCAGCTGCGCACTCCGGTGAACGCGGCCAGCCCGATCACCGCCCAGATCGCGACACGGCCGGCCCGGCGGGCGAAGGAGCGGCCCGAAGACTCGGTCTCCTCAGCCCATCCCCCGTGGCTCCAGCTCGGCTCCGCCGGTGCCGCTCCTGGCGTTGGCAGGGTCTCGAACGGTGCGTCCTCGCCGGGCGCGTCGGCTTTGTGCTCACCGCCCTTGGGTTCTTTGGCGGGAAGATTCAGCATCTTCCGCAAAGTGCTCATGAATTGCTCCTCGGCCCATCGCGATATCCGGCTCCAGCCGGGCGGGTGCGAAAGGTGCTCACACTCGCGCTCTGCGGCGGGAATCTCACACGAGAAAGCTATGAGCGCGGGCCTGTGGATAAAGTCCAGCGCCCCGGAGCCTGGATGCCGACGCACATGCCAATGGCCGCGAAGGGAAGCTCCCTTCGCGGCCATGTCAGGACCGGAACTGCTATTGCCCTCGCGTTTCCTTCAGGGGCACATGCCCTTCAGGTGGACCTTCCTCGGAAGATTCCTGAGCGCTCCCCTCTTCGGGTTCTTCGCCCCATCCGAGGTTGTAGTAGGCGGCGATGGCAGCCATCGTGAACCGCTCCTTCCCGTCGTCCTGCATCGCGCCGACGGGGAAGTCTGCGCGCCGCAGCTTGTGCGTTCGCATGGTGTTGGCGTTCACCTGCACCCCGCGGTCGGCGAACCGCCGGGAGATCTCCGCCAGCGTCAGCAACTCCGGACTGGTCTCAGGCACCGTGGACGCTTCCTCCCACTCCGCCGGTCCGCCCCCGACAGCCGGCGCGGCCTCATCGCCTGCCCCGGCGGCGTCGCTGGACGGCTCACTGCAACGGGCCTCCTCCGCGGCAGTGAAACGCTCATCGAAACGCTCCTGCGCGTTGCGGTCCTGACCTGCGGAATCCCCCTCCAGAGCGGGCCGCGCGTCCGCGGTCTCCTGGACGTCCTGCGGAGCCTGCTTGGTAAACAGCGGGCGGGAGACCTGCAGCAGGGAGGGCAGCCGCTGCGGGCTGCGCACAGGAGGCGAACCGTACAGGTCCTCGGTGGAGTAACCGCGCTCGGCGCGCAGCTTGATGCAGTGGTCGCGAAAGGCGTCGGGCTCGGCGTACGGGACCTGGATCCACACGCGGCGGTTGCCCTCAATGACGAGCATCCGGCCCGCCTTGTCGACGGACTCAGGAACCGGACTCGTGTTCACAATCATTTTCCACTGATTGGCATTGAAGTTACCCAGCATCAGCAGGCGGAACATATTCCGCAGGCCGCGGTTGCCGACTGCAGATTCCCGCAGGTCCTGGAAGACGCCAATGATCGTCACGTTCACATGGCGGCCCATGCGCATGATGGAAGCGATGTCGCCCCAGATCGGGTCGCTGGCCGGATCACCCTTCTCCTTGTTTTCGTTCCACCATTCCTTTGACGCGTCACCGAACTCATTCCCCTCCTCCAGGATGAGGGTGAGCCGGTCAAAATCCTTGCTGGGATTCTGCTGCTTGACGTAGTTGCGCGCTTCGACTTCCCGGGCAGCCCACGAGATGGCTGCCCGCATGTCGCCGATATTGCCCGGGTCGTTGTAGAGGTGGATTCCCTCGACACCTTCGAAGCAGTTGATCGACGCCATCTTCACGTCGATACCGATCACGGTGGCCCGCTGGGCCACGAGCTGCGTGATGATCATCTGCAGGAAGCTCGACTTACCGCCACCGGAGCCCACCGACAGACCCCACATGGCGCTCTCGCCGGTCATCTCCTTCATCAGGCCCTCGGACCGCTCGTCCAGACCGAGGATCAACTGACCGGGCCGGCACTGGCCGATAGCCTGCTGCACCTCGGGCGCGAAGAAGTCCACCCGGTCCGGAATCTCGTAGGTGACCTTCTTCTTCTGCGGCTGGAAGAGCACGTAGAACGGGTGGCGCTTGAGGTTCCACTCCCCAGACCACTGACCGCCGAGCCGGGCGTGGACCAACTCCCGCAGCATCTCCTTGTGGCCGTCCTGCCCGTGCCAGCCGTCCGGCAGGGCGATCTTCACGAACGACCGGTCGAGCGGGATCGTCACCGCGGCCAGCCGCTGGGCGTCGTCCCAGGCCGGCATGACTTCCTTCAACGCCAGGGACAGTGGGACGACCAGAGTCTGCATGTGCCGACGACGTGCACGACCACGGACGTGCAGCACACCGATGACCAGGCCGAGGACCACGGCTGCGGCAGCCGACCACCAGATCACCCGCTCGTGCTCCCCCAGCCGCCACCAAGACCACGCGGCCCAGCCCGCCCAGCCCAGCAGGACGAGGCGCAGCACGACATGCTGCCAACGCGGCAACCCGCCCGGCGCGCGCGGCTGATCGGTCAGTGGCGCGCCGCTCAGGAAACGTCCCACGAACGTCGCGGCGGTCTCGACTCCTTCCTCGATCTGCCGATCCAGCTCCGTACGTGCCATGCGTCCGCTCCTCGGGTCCTGTCTCGTGCCACCCCGGCCAGCCGGGAGATCACCGGACGCTAAGACCGCGGTCCTGTGGACAAGGGACAGACGCGAGAAGCGCACGGACGGAAGCAATGGCTCGTCCGGCAAGAAGCAGCACGGGCGCGGCGTACAGCTGCGCACACCTCATCTGCGAACGCAGCAGCCCGCTGCCCGCGATAGCAGCCGTCTGCTGTGCGTGCTGCCCTTGCCAGCAGCTCATGGCGCCGCTGCTGCAGCTGAAGCAGCACGACGTGCGTTGTTGCCCTGACGGCTCCGGCAGGGCAACAACGGGCGCGGCGGCAGGCGGCTACTCGTGGCTATCAGCGACGGCAAGCTGAAGGCGCTTCTTCTCGGCTTGCTGCCTGACCTTGTAGACCTGGCCGCGGTTGACCGTACGGCCGAAGCGCGCGAGCCAGGTGACGATCGCGCTGTCGTCGGCACCGGCGTTCGCGCCAAGGGCGTAGCGGATCGCATCAGCGTTCGTCCGCGCCTTCGCCACTGCATCACGATGCGCCTGCGAGTCCGCAGCGAGCTCCTCAGCCACATGTGGGTCGTTCTTCTGCTGCGTCTTGCCGGGCGGAGTGGCGGCGCTGTCGTCAACAGCGGGGCGCGGGGCAGCACGCGGTGTCCCCTGGACGGTTGTCTCACGCGCGGAGTTCTCATCGTCCTTGTGCTGTTCCCGGTGCCGGCGCTGCTCGTCAGCCGCCGCTTCGGCAGCAGCACCACTGCGGGGGTTACCTCGAGTCAGGGCAGCGCGCGGCTCGGCTGCTGCGCCGGCCGGCTCCTCCGCGTGATCCTCGGAGCCAGACGGGAGAACCTCGGTAGGGCCCGGGGCGCCGGCCGCGGGGGAGCCCGGGCGCAGGGGCACGCCGAACCGCGCGAGGCGCAGCGGCAACATCTGGTCGATCGGGGCACGGCGCCGCCATTGCCGGCCGTACTGCGAGCGCAGCTTGGCCTGGTGGACGAGGCGGTCCTGTTCGTCACGGATGACGGTCGAATAGCGCCGGAGCTCCCACAGCCGCATCTTGCGCCAGAGCAGAAACGTAGGCAGCGGTGAGAGAACCCACCGGACGGCGCGGACCCCGTCCATGTGCTGGTCTGCGGTGATCGCGCCGAGCCGGCCTACCGCATGCCGTGCGGCTTCGACCGAGACGACGAAGAGCAGCGGAATCGTGGAGTGCATCGCAACACCGATCACGTCGGAGGCCGCCGCGGCGTTGAAGCCAATCGTCGCTACGGTCAGCAGCCACGCGGCCTGACGAAGCAGAGGCAGCGGGATACGCAGCCACGTGAGCAACAAATCCAGGGCGAGCAGCGAGGCGATGCCAGCATCGACACCGATCGGGAAGTACGCCGAGAAGGATCCAAAGCCCTTGCGTTCGGCGAGATCTCGAACCGCGGCGTAGGACCCGGAAAATCCGATGGCAGCGATGATGATCGCGCCGAGCACGACGACTGCGATCAAGGCACGCTGCGTTCGGGTCAGCCTGACGCTGCGGTTGTAGGTGGGCACCACGCCGCTCACTCCTTTGATCACTCCGTACGTACGGAGTGTGCGGAGCGGCGCCTGTGGACAGAGGCGGGGTCGGCCGTGGGCGACGTGGACAAGCTCCCCCTACGGAGCATCCTCAGATGCAGGCAGCAAGTCGCCGCGGCGGAGCCATGCGCGAACCTCTTCGACGTCGCGGGCGCCGCTGCCGTCCTTCGCGGGAAACGGGTCGCGGCACCAGTCCGGGTAGCGGCGTTCGAAACCGCGCAGACTGCCGATGCTGATGCCGAGCTCCCGTGCCAGCGCGGTGGGTGCCAGGCGCTGCGAGAGCACCGGGCCTGCCCCCGCGGACAGTGCGGCGGCGGCCTTTGCCCTATTGAGTCCGGGAACTTCGGATGCCCACTGGGCATGCACGCTATGGCCGGAGGCGACCGCCACACGAACGCGCTCCACAACGTCGCGCTGAGCCAGGCTCAGTCCGTGCTCGTCGTGGAGCTGGACAGGCTCGTCCTTCTCCTGCTCATACACGGCCAGAAGCCAGGAGCGAAGCTCCGGCCACCTAAGTTCACCGCTCGGCAGCGGGTCGTTACGGCGAAGGAGCCAGGAGCGAACCGCGGGCCACGAACGCACGGTGGTCCGCCCCTGGCGCGCGGCCGGCGGAAAGGGGTCAGTCGTCTTCTCCGGCGTGAAAGTGGCTGTGTAGTACTGCACAGCCTCTCGGGCGAGTCCGAGCGCGTCGGCCAAACCCTTCACCGTCACGAGGAGTTCAGGCGAGGCAGCACGTGCGCGCTGCGCAATGTCCTGAGGCCCTCGCCGTTTCTCGGTGAACAGGTGCGGATGATCCAGAAGCCAGGCGAGTACTCCGTCGCGGTCGCGACAGGGGTGGTTGCCGCGCCGGCCAACGACGGGCGGGAAGTCGTCGTAGGCGTCGATCCAGTCCTGCACGCCCTCTTCGGGGCGGCGGGCCGCGCTGGCGATCTCCTTCCGGGTAATCGAGCTGGGCAGGTCTGCGAACGCCTGCTCCAGGTCGTGTGAGCTGGTCAAAGGAATCTCCATGGGGGACAGGGGAGGGCGAGATGACGCTCCCATCACGTCTAATTTACTCACAAGTGGGCGCGGTGTCTACTTTCTCTTACTCAGAGGTTGAGGGCAGACGCTGCCACTGCGGTTCGCACATCTCCAGGTGGCACTCGACGCTGGCACTGCCGCCTTTCGCGGCGTAGACCCTGCTCCAGATCGTGGAGCGACTGCGGGCCTTGCCCGAGGCGTTGTACGGGCCTTCGTACCAAGTGAGGGTCATGCCGTTGCGCAAGAGCGTGTCGTTGTTGGCGCGATAGCGCTTCATGTCATTGATGAGCTGGGTCTCGTCGGTGTATGTGGCGGTGATCGCGGCGCGGTACAGCGGGGTACTCGGGCCCATGCCGATGTTGCGAGCCAAAGTGGCCTCCTTCGTAGGGTTTTGAACGCGGCCGACGGCAGCGTATGGATGGAGGACGGCACTGGTGTCCCTCAGCTCCCGGCTGCCTCGGTGAACGTCTGGCAGCCGGTTACAGGTAGCCCAGGCGAGCCCCTGTCCTGGCGCGCAGCTGTGTGGACACCTCGGCCGCGCGGTCTTCGCTGACGCCGAGCGTGGCAAGGACGTCCATGGCGCGATTCTCGTGTGCGGCAGCGCGGGCAAGGTCTTCGCGAGCTCGGTAGACGTCCTGCAGCGCCCGTGCGGCCCCGAGTTCCCGTGCGGCCGCGATCAGGGGCTGGAGCTGGTCGAGGTTCTGTTGCAGCATCAGCGCGACGTGTTCAGCCACGCGGTCGCGGACAGCCTGGACGGAAGCCAGGCACTGGGATTGCTTGCTTTTGATGTACTGCAGTTCCCAGCGTGTGCTGTCCTCGCTGCGGAAGTGGACAGAAAAGTTCAGGGAGATGCGGAATCGCGTGGCGACGTCGGCGGTGAGACTGACCGTCGAGGCAGGACCGTCGTAGCTGAACGTCGGGCGAAACGTCACGAGAGTTGGCCGGCGGTCGAGTTCGGAGCTGAACGTTAGCTTGGGAAGGCCCTGGCGGTGGTCGTGCGGCAGTGCTTCGATGTTGTGGCTGTCGGGTATGACGGGCCTCTTCTCGGTAGGGCGGAACCCGGGCCGACCT is from Streptomyces sp. Edi2 and encodes:
- a CDS encoding cell division protein FtsK codes for the protein MPLNTLRGSVRFNDPFTPPLLAGHDLLIGLASGDQPVTLPVHTGHVLVATGAGGGTTTVLRALSAQALARGARTDIIDLTHAEHTWARDLPLARHLNDVAAVHDYLVMSAADLSGGPRGSADGWGERHVLVIEELDGVIDALRHYWLRTRPETQLEEAPGVEALALLLASGRACGWTVLAGDTGGGLAVRGPVSYRSFSTRILGHGSQTLWRRLAPGAQAPATSPGAGRFHVIDGSEATPFQALYLTSAEARAFARSAAADVAGMRGSA
- a CDS encoding conjugal transfer protein, whose protein sequence is MSTLRKMLNLPAKEPKGGEHKADAPGEDAPFETLPTPGAAPAEPSWSHGGWAEETESSGRSFARRAGRVAIWAVIGLAAFTGVRSWVFPAKPPAVSQQADPQSEARKHDVPTEEAQQVAARFARSYMTWSSQAPQLRARDLAMDLPKDADLKMGWDGQGAQAVAQTIPGKVTQTGGKHARVVVDVRVSSTVKVKKKDATVSRWQGLEVPVAQVGDRVLVTGQPALIGMPTAASYSPRSEADADSAMAGRTRQTVKDFLDSWAAGNEGQTAAPGSHIAPLGSGMSLDSLDNWAVDAGSGDKRVGTATVRWRLAGAQLQQTYRITLIRVSASSGARWQVQQVSADS
- a CDS encoding DUF2637 domain-containing protein; translated protein: MVPTYNRSVRLTRTQRALIAVVVLGAIIIAAIGFSGSYAAVRDLAERKGFGSFSAYFPIGVDAGIASLLALDLLLTWLRIPLPLLRQAAWLLTVATIGFNAAAASDVIGVAMHSTIPLLFVVSVEAARHAVGRLGAITADQHMDGVRAVRWVLSPLPTFLLWRKMRLWELRRYSTVIRDEQDRLVHQAKLRSQYGRQWRRRAPIDQMLPLRLARFGVPLRPGSPAAGAPGPTEVLPSGSEDHAEEPAGAAAEPRAALTRGNPRSGAAAEAAADEQRRHREQHKDDENSARETTVQGTPRAAPRPAVDDSAATPPGKTQQKNDPHVAEELAADSQAHRDAVAKARTNADAIRYALGANAGADDSAIVTWLARFGRTVNRGQVYKVRQQAEKKRLQLAVADSHE